A region from the Halomonas piscis genome encodes:
- a CDS encoding TRAP transporter substrate-binding protein, whose product MMRVNKMVAAVAAGFFIAANNAYSAEVNLRFEHFLPANSNAQKNVIEPWCEDLNEESDGRIECDIYPSMQLGGEPSQLVDMVRNNVIDVAWTALGYSPGRFRRSEALELPFILPAGGETASRIVWDYSQRYAQEDFEDYKVLAVYSDGGGAIHTTSKAVHDLDDLDGLRLRASTRMASKLLDSLGATPVSMPPSQIANTLSKGVIDGALAVWEVVPPTKMDETTFYHTEVSSYDPNAEPERATSTVTTLAVLMNKRKYQNMPEDLKKILDKYSGEALSVRFGKAWDDKIQEYRDDIGTQPDQEIIRVDDKVYENMLEASGKVTEEWLASNKGDFDRQEMLDHLKDTVSEYASGIEN is encoded by the coding sequence ATGATGAGAGTAAATAAGATGGTAGCTGCTGTGGCTGCTGGTTTTTTTATTGCTGCTAATAATGCTTACTCAGCGGAAGTGAATTTGCGTTTCGAACATTTTCTGCCGGCAAATTCCAATGCCCAGAAGAATGTTATCGAACCTTGGTGTGAAGATCTGAATGAGGAGTCAGATGGACGCATAGAATGTGATATCTATCCATCCATGCAGTTGGGAGGTGAACCTAGTCAGCTGGTAGATATGGTTCGGAATAACGTGATAGACGTAGCTTGGACAGCACTGGGATATTCTCCAGGTCGATTCCGGCGTAGTGAGGCACTTGAGCTGCCATTTATATTGCCCGCCGGTGGTGAAACGGCCAGCCGTATCGTTTGGGATTATAGCCAGCGATATGCCCAGGAAGATTTCGAAGATTATAAAGTGCTGGCTGTTTATAGTGACGGTGGTGGCGCAATTCACACTACCAGCAAAGCTGTTCACGATCTGGATGATCTAGATGGATTGCGCCTCAGAGCCTCTACGCGCATGGCTTCAAAGTTGCTTGACTCGCTAGGTGCTACACCGGTAAGTATGCCTCCTAGTCAGATCGCAAACACTTTGTCAAAGGGCGTTATAGATGGTGCTTTAGCTGTCTGGGAGGTTGTTCCGCCTACCAAAATGGATGAGACTACCTTCTATCATACTGAGGTCTCATCCTACGACCCGAACGCCGAGCCTGAGCGCGCTACCAGCACCGTTACTACGCTGGCAGTACTGATGAACAAAAGAAAGTATCAAAATATGCCGGAGGATCTGAAAAAGATTCTTGATAAGTACAGTGGTGAAGCACTATCGGTGCGTTTCGGCAAGGCGTGGGATGATAAAATACAAGAGTATCGTGATGATATTGGAACACAGCCGGATCAGGAAATTATTCGTGTAGACGATAAAGTTTATGAAAATATGCTTGAGGCTTCCGGTAAAGTTACCGAAGAATGGCTTGCTTCCAACAAGGGTGACTTTGATCGCCAGGAAATGCTGGATCATTTGAAAGATACTGTTAGTGAATACGCATCCGGTATCGAAAATTAA
- the hpaR gene encoding homoprotocatechuate degradation operon regulator HpaR, translating into MEANQIEKLSEATERPQPPATRRALPMALLQARESVMSRFRPVLHEHGITEQQWRVMRVLSENDVLTAMAISEQANIFASSLSRILKTLEKHGLVVRLKSVDDARLTLIRLTEEGHDIIDQIAPESLSIYAKLEEELGGGERIELLISMLNELTELHHK; encoded by the coding sequence ATGGAAGCAAATCAAATAGAGAAGTTATCTGAGGCGACGGAGCGACCACAACCACCGGCCACGCGGCGTGCCTTGCCGATGGCATTGTTGCAAGCGCGCGAGTCGGTTATGTCGCGATTTCGTCCGGTTCTGCATGAGCATGGCATTACCGAGCAGCAGTGGCGCGTTATGCGTGTTCTGTCCGAAAATGACGTGCTCACTGCTATGGCTATCTCTGAACAAGCCAATATTTTTGCTTCCAGCTTGTCACGCATCCTCAAGACATTGGAAAAGCACGGTTTGGTCGTTCGTCTTAAAAGTGTTGATGATGCCCGGCTTACCTTGATTCGCCTAACTGAAGAAGGTCATGACATTATTGACCAGATAGCGCCGGAAAGCCTGTCAATATATGCCAAACTAGAGGAGGAGTTAGGAGGCGGGGAGCGTATTGAGCTGTTAATAAGCATGCTTAATGAGCTGACTGAGCTTCATCACAAGTAA
- a CDS encoding NAD-dependent succinate-semialdehyde dehydrogenase, which produces MPVISKVHKIMIESFYLEELSGYINGHWLSADSGATFAVSNPATGQTLAEVPYMGAAETQRAINAAESSQLDVPGEDVRQSWLRDIAEVLRAEKDEIGRILCMEHGKPLPEACDEVEYAASFFDYYADIMTDALAPEVMPDQVKGCKWTVYKRSIGVTGLITPWNFPIGMIAKKLAPALAAGCPVVVKPASETPLTMIALFRLMADRLDIPAGMINLVMGSSSAIGTELMTSPIVHLVSFTGSTEVGQLLLEQSNNQVKRLGLELGGNAPFIVLDDADLDAAADHLIANKFRGGGQTCVCANRVYVQSAVYSAFAEKVVARAQALKVGDGMTSGVNVGPLINAAGFDKVKAHVTDALQNGAQLVQGPKPEAMEAEKSLLYSPTVLTDVTQDMLCCQEETFGPLVPLVRFETDEEALTLGNQSEFGLAAYVFSADSVRADRLIRHLHYGHCGYNTGTGPAAHTPFGGMLKSGIGYEGGYAGLMEYIELQSVPDGS; this is translated from the coding sequence GTGCCGGTTATTTCCAAGGTTCATAAAATTATGATTGAGTCATTTTATCTTGAAGAACTGTCCGGCTATATCAATGGCCACTGGTTGAGTGCGGATTCCGGTGCAACCTTTGCCGTATCCAACCCGGCCACTGGCCAGACATTGGCTGAGGTACCATATATGGGCGCTGCCGAGACACAGCGCGCCATCAACGCTGCGGAATCGTCGCAGCTGGACGTTCCTGGCGAAGATGTCCGCCAGAGCTGGCTTCGTGACATCGCAGAAGTTTTGCGCGCCGAAAAAGATGAAATTGGTCGTATCCTGTGCATGGAGCATGGTAAGCCCTTGCCCGAAGCCTGTGATGAAGTTGAGTATGCAGCTAGTTTTTTTGACTACTATGCTGACATTATGACGGATGCGCTGGCTCCTGAGGTAATGCCAGACCAGGTCAAGGGCTGCAAGTGGACCGTCTATAAGCGTTCCATTGGGGTCACGGGACTGATTACACCATGGAATTTCCCGATTGGCATGATTGCCAAGAAACTGGCACCGGCGCTGGCAGCGGGTTGTCCGGTAGTAGTCAAGCCAGCTAGTGAAACACCTTTGACCATGATTGCACTGTTCAGGCTCATGGCTGACAGGCTTGATATACCCGCTGGCATGATCAATCTGGTGATGGGTTCGTCTTCTGCCATTGGTACTGAGTTGATGACGTCACCGATCGTGCACCTGGTATCGTTTACTGGCTCTACTGAAGTGGGGCAGCTACTTCTGGAACAATCAAATAATCAAGTCAAAAGATTGGGCTTGGAATTGGGTGGTAATGCTCCATTCATTGTGCTGGACGACGCTGATCTGGATGCCGCGGCCGACCACCTAATTGCCAACAAATTTCGAGGTGGTGGCCAGACTTGTGTTTGTGCTAACCGGGTATATGTACAGTCGGCAGTTTATAGTGCCTTTGCTGAAAAGGTCGTGGCCCGCGCGCAGGCGCTAAAGGTGGGTGACGGAATGACATCCGGCGTTAATGTTGGTCCGTTAATCAATGCTGCCGGTTTCGATAAGGTTAAGGCGCATGTCACTGATGCGCTACAAAATGGTGCCCAGTTAGTACAAGGTCCAAAGCCGGAGGCAATGGAAGCAGAAAAAAGTCTGCTATACTCGCCCACCGTTCTCACTGATGTGACCCAGGACATGTTATGTTGCCAAGAAGAAACCTTTGGCCCCTTGGTGCCGCTAGTACGCTTTGAAACCGATGAAGAAGCGCTGACATTGGGAAACCAGTCTGAATTTGGCTTAGCTGCTTATGTTTTTAGTGCCGATTCGGTACGAGCCGATCGACTTATTCGCCATTTGCACTATGGACACTGTGGCTACAATACTGGTACCGGACCGGCGGCACATACGCCTTTTGGCGGTATGCTGAAGTCGGGCATTGGTTATGAAGGCGGTTATGCCGGACTAATGGAGTATATTGAACTGCAGAGCGTTCCAGATGGCAGTTAA
- the hpaD gene encoding 3,4-dihydroxyphenylacetate 2,3-dioxygenase, with protein sequence MTDKTLTSSGFYVSQEKSLQPANKVPTPQTPPPDILRCAYMELIVTDMAASRQFYVDILNLQVTEETENVLYLRSLEEFTHHNLVLRKGDTPAVAAFAWRVRSPEDVDRAEAYYKELGCRVERRADGFVKGIGDAVRVEDPLGFPVEYFHDVEHVERLTWRYDLYTAGTVLRLDHFNQVTPDVSRATRYQQDLGFKVTEDIQDDEGTVYAAWVRRKSTVHDTAMTGGDGPRMHHIAFAAAERGNILSLCDTLGALRMSDQIERGPGRHGVSNAFYLYLRDPDGHRVEIYTQDYYTGDPDNPMITWDVHDNQRRDWWGNPVVPSWYTDASWVLDLSGNVQPVVERTDSSEMQVTVGADGFSYTRKDDQDDMPDWKKGEYKMGHQL encoded by the coding sequence ATGACTGATAAGACACTGACTTCTTCCGGCTTCTACGTTTCTCAGGAAAAGTCGCTGCAGCCGGCCAACAAGGTTCCAACGCCCCAGACGCCACCGCCTGACATTCTGCGCTGTGCCTACATGGAGCTAATCGTCACAGATATGGCGGCCTCCCGCCAATTCTATGTTGACATACTCAACCTCCAGGTCACTGAAGAAACAGAGAACGTGCTCTACCTGCGTTCATTGGAGGAATTTACCCATCACAATCTAGTATTGCGCAAAGGCGATACGCCGGCCGTGGCAGCCTTCGCATGGCGCGTGCGTTCACCCGAAGACGTGGACCGCGCCGAAGCCTATTATAAGGAGCTGGGTTGCCGGGTAGAGCGCCGTGCTGATGGTTTTGTCAAAGGCATTGGTGATGCCGTGCGGGTGGAAGATCCGCTGGGCTTTCCGGTGGAATATTTTCATGATGTTGAGCATGTGGAGCGTTTGACTTGGCGTTATGACCTGTATACTGCCGGTACTGTCCTGCGTTTGGATCATTTCAACCAGGTAACGCCGGATGTGTCACGTGCCACGCGTTATCAGCAGGATCTTGGTTTCAAGGTCACCGAAGATATTCAGGATGACGAAGGCACGGTTTATGCCGCATGGGTTCGGCGTAAATCCACGGTGCATGATACTGCCATGACAGGTGGCGATGGGCCGCGTATGCACCACATTGCCTTTGCCGCGGCGGAGCGAGGCAATATTCTGTCACTATGTGACACGCTGGGCGCGCTGCGGATGTCTGATCAAATCGAGCGTGGTCCGGGGCGGCACGGTGTATCCAATGCCTTTTATCTGTACCTGCGTGACCCCGACGGGCACCGAGTGGAAATCTACACTCAGGATTATTATACCGGTGATCCGGATAACCCCATGATTACCTGGGATGTGCATGATAACCAGCGCCGTGACTGGTGGGGTAATCCGGTAGTGCCATCTTGGTATACTGATGCGTCATGGGTGCTTGACTTGTCTGGGAATGTGCAGCCAGTTGTCGAGCGTACCGATTCTTCAGAGATGCAGGTTACCGTGGGTGCTGACGGCTTTTCTTATACCCGCAAGGATGACCAAGATGATATGCCCGATTGGAAAAAGGGCGAATACAAGATGGGCCATCAGCTGTAA
- a CDS encoding FAD-dependent monooxygenase produces MQFHHHGYVSGDPKIEPAAGVGIDRTKELPDKIDVLVIGAGPAGMITAAQLAQFPNVEARLIDSRPERLAVANADGIQARSVETFQAFGFANAVMDEAYRITEMAVWRPDDDQPDNIVRASVPEDDPSGISEFPHLILNQVRVQDHLVDFMANSPARMQPNYGIEFISMEDSREGEYPLNVRVRYTAGEREGEERILKVKYVVGCDGAHSRVRKAIGRKMEGKQAAHAWGVMDVLAVTDFPDIRTKSIIQSKSGGNILHIPREGGHLFRMYVDLGEVPTDDESQEVRKTTFEQTLAKANEIMHPYSLDVRHVARYTVYEIGHRLTDKFDDVEDTTSHTPKVMIAGDACHTHSAKAGQGMNVSLQDGFNLGWKLGHVTSGLAPASILNTYSEERKEVARNLIDFDQKWSRLMGTRGEDFEDPKELEEFYVKTWEFPAGFMTQYQPSMITGSTTYQGMASGFPIGKRFHSAPVVRVADATPVELGHLASADGRWRIYAFADENHKALQEWAHWMEQSEHSPLKLYTPEGVDANTVFDVKAIYPQTHDQIEVMDAPAVFKPLVGPFELVNLENIFSVDAKASDIFEKRGIDRTAGAVVVVRPDQYVAHVLPLAEPELLASFFEQCMYPQK; encoded by the coding sequence ATGCAGTTTCATCATCACGGCTACGTGTCAGGTGATCCAAAGATAGAGCCTGCAGCTGGCGTCGGCATTGACCGAACGAAGGAACTGCCCGATAAGATTGATGTGTTGGTGATTGGTGCCGGTCCGGCCGGTATGATTACGGCAGCACAGCTAGCGCAGTTCCCGAACGTGGAAGCGCGGCTGATTGATAGCCGTCCTGAACGTCTGGCAGTAGCTAATGCCGACGGCATTCAAGCTCGCAGCGTGGAAACTTTCCAGGCTTTTGGCTTTGCTAATGCTGTTATGGACGAAGCCTATCGAATAACGGAAATGGCTGTCTGGCGCCCCGATGATGACCAACCGGATAACATCGTACGTGCCTCGGTACCCGAAGATGACCCATCTGGAATCAGTGAGTTTCCGCACCTGATTCTCAACCAGGTGCGTGTACAGGATCATTTGGTCGATTTCATGGCCAACTCACCGGCACGTATGCAGCCCAATTACGGTATTGAATTCATCAGTATGGAAGACTCGAGGGAAGGAGAGTATCCGCTCAATGTACGAGTACGCTATACAGCTGGTGAGCGTGAAGGTGAAGAGCGCATATTGAAGGTCAAATATGTAGTTGGCTGCGATGGTGCTCATAGTCGTGTTCGCAAAGCAATCGGCCGGAAGATGGAAGGCAAGCAGGCAGCACATGCCTGGGGTGTCATGGATGTACTGGCAGTTACTGATTTCCCGGATATTCGCACCAAGTCCATCATCCAGTCCAAGTCGGGGGGCAACATCCTGCACATCCCCCGTGAAGGTGGACACCTATTCCGTATGTACGTGGATTTGGGTGAAGTTCCTACAGATGATGAAAGTCAAGAGGTGCGCAAGACCACATTCGAGCAGACGTTGGCTAAAGCCAATGAGATCATGCATCCATATTCACTGGATGTTAGGCATGTAGCTCGCTATACCGTCTATGAAATCGGCCACCGCTTGACCGACAAATTTGACGATGTCGAAGATACGACATCACATACGCCGAAAGTAATGATCGCTGGTGATGCCTGCCACACGCACAGTGCTAAGGCTGGTCAGGGTATGAACGTTTCCTTGCAGGACGGCTTCAACCTGGGCTGGAAGTTGGGGCACGTGACTTCTGGCCTGGCTCCGGCGTCAATCCTCAATACTTATAGTGAAGAGCGTAAAGAGGTGGCCCGCAACTTGATAGATTTTGACCAAAAGTGGTCACGCCTGATGGGCACTCGAGGTGAGGATTTTGAGGATCCGAAAGAGCTAGAAGAATTCTACGTCAAGACTTGGGAATTTCCGGCTGGCTTCATGACCCAATACCAGCCATCTATGATCACCGGCTCTACCACTTACCAAGGCATGGCCAGCGGCTTTCCTATCGGTAAACGGTTTCATTCAGCGCCGGTAGTGCGTGTGGCAGATGCAACACCTGTGGAGCTGGGCCATTTGGCAAGTGCCGATGGTCGCTGGCGTATTTACGCTTTTGCTGATGAAAACCATAAGGCACTTCAGGAATGGGCGCATTGGATGGAGCAATCAGAGCACTCGCCACTTAAGTTATATACCCCCGAGGGGGTAGACGCCAATACTGTTTTTGACGTCAAGGCAATTTATCCACAAACCCACGATCAGATTGAAGTCATGGATGCTCCGGCCGTGTTCAAACCCTTGGTGGGGCCCTTTGAACTGGTCAATTTGGAGAATATTTTCAGTGTAGATGCAAAGGCTAGTGATATCTTTGAAAAACGCGGTATCGACCGCACAGCTGGCGCTGTGGTCGTAGTTCGACCCGATCAGTATGTAGCCCATGTATTGCCGCTGGCGGAGCCTGAATTACTGGCTTCCTTCTTTGAGCAGTGCATGTATCCTCAAAAATGA
- a CDS encoding HpcH/HpaI aldolase/citrate lyase family protein yields the protein MAAPINQFKAQLVKGHQQIGLWVASGDPTVAEICAYAGFDWLVIDGEHGPNGLRDVLDQLRAVGSTSQPVVRIKDHRRADIKQMLDIGAQTLLVPMIESAEQAREVVASVQYPPVGKRGIGAALARASGYNTFADYLDTADEQICLLLQVESQAGIQALDDILNVDGVDGVFIGPADLAADMGHRGNPNHPDVIAAVEQAIRKIVTAGVPAGMLSSNHEFDRRCLDLGATFVAVGSDVGLLVKSARGLATEFNK from the coding sequence ATGGCAGCCCCTATTAATCAATTTAAAGCCCAGCTGGTAAAGGGCCATCAGCAGATCGGTCTGTGGGTCGCTAGTGGTGATCCGACCGTGGCCGAGATCTGTGCATACGCCGGTTTCGACTGGCTGGTGATCGACGGTGAACACGGTCCCAATGGCTTGCGTGATGTTCTGGACCAGCTGCGAGCCGTGGGCTCGACGTCCCAGCCTGTGGTTCGGATCAAGGATCATCGTCGCGCCGATATAAAACAGATGCTCGATATTGGCGCGCAGACTCTTCTAGTTCCCATGATAGAGTCGGCCGAGCAGGCTCGTGAGGTTGTTGCCTCGGTTCAATATCCTCCGGTTGGTAAGCGCGGTATCGGCGCAGCGTTGGCAAGAGCCTCGGGTTATAACACTTTCGCGGATTATCTGGACACAGCTGATGAGCAGATATGTCTGCTGCTGCAAGTGGAGTCGCAAGCTGGTATCCAAGCATTGGATGATATTTTGAACGTGGACGGTGTCGATGGCGTATTCATCGGTCCGGCCGACCTGGCTGCCGACATGGGGCATCGTGGCAACCCTAATCATCCGGATGTGATCGCTGCTGTTGAGCAGGCTATTCGCAAGATTGTGACGGCCGGTGTACCGGCCGGTATGCTGTCGTCCAACCATGAGTTCGATCGACGCTGTTTGGACCTGGGCGCAACCTTTGTGGCCGTAGGCAGTGATGTTGGTCTGCTGGTTAAGTCGGCTCGTGGTTTAGCCACTGAGTTTAATAAGTGA
- the hpaH gene encoding 2-oxo-hept-4-ene-1,7-dioate hydratase, producing MTLTADQIDAAAADLIQAEAERRQIGLLSQRHPGMTLDDAYAIQTRLMDYKRAAGRRIIGWKIGLTSKVMQDALGIDTPDSGVLYDDMWFESGAVVPQARFIQPRIEVEIAFVLKAPLEGEVTREDVLAATDYVAPAIEILDTRIVRTDVDTGQRRLITDTVSDNAANAGIVLGDKHHGPEALDLRWVGAIVKSNGDPVATGLGAGVLDDPVTGLVWLARRMQDYGQRMEAGQVVLAGSFISPIECPSGTEIRADFGHFGRIAIDFE from the coding sequence ATGACGTTGACCGCCGACCAGATCGACGCTGCTGCGGCTGATCTGATTCAGGCTGAGGCCGAGCGGCGTCAGATCGGGCTTTTGTCACAGCGTCATCCCGGTATGACGTTGGATGATGCCTATGCGATTCAGACTCGCCTGATGGATTACAAGCGTGCTGCAGGTAGACGCATCATTGGCTGGAAGATCGGTCTGACATCCAAGGTTATGCAGGATGCATTAGGCATTGATACTCCTGATAGTGGCGTGCTGTATGACGACATGTGGTTCGAGTCGGGAGCGGTAGTTCCGCAGGCACGTTTCATTCAGCCGCGCATCGAAGTTGAAATTGCCTTCGTGCTTAAAGCGCCGCTGGAAGGTGAGGTCACACGCGAAGATGTATTGGCTGCCACGGACTACGTAGCTCCGGCCATTGAAATTCTTGATACCCGCATTGTGCGAACCGATGTTGATACCGGCCAGCGTCGCCTTATTACCGACACGGTCTCGGATAACGCTGCCAATGCAGGCATTGTGCTTGGCGATAAGCATCACGGCCCTGAGGCTCTGGATCTCCGCTGGGTGGGTGCCATTGTCAAGAGCAATGGCGATCCAGTAGCGACCGGCCTGGGTGCCGGTGTACTGGATGATCCGGTGACTGGATTAGTCTGGCTGGCAAGACGTATGCAGGACTATGGGCAGCGTATGGAAGCCGGGCAGGTGGTGCTGGCAGGGTCTTTCATTAGTCCTATTGAATGCCCGTCGGGTACCGAGATTCGCGCGGACTTCGGCCATTTTGGCCGGATTGCCATCGATTTTGAATAG
- a CDS encoding fumarylacetoacetate hydrolase family protein, which yields MGNVTRPRVASFTYQGRHSYGLITDQGVVDLGQQFADRWPTLDDVVADDCLDQLVEAGSNATPDIALADIEYQLPIARPGKIICVGVNYPNRNAEYKDGQAQPDYPSLFIRFPESFVGHEKLIMRPPESEQLDYEGEVVLIIGKEGRRIPREDALDHVSALTLANEGTIRDWVRHAKFNVTQGKNFDHTGAMGPWLVPFEDESQIADIRLTTRVNGEIRQDDRTIHMMFDFRYLINYISTFTTLKPGDVIVAGTPTGAGARFDPPVWLKPGDRVEVEADGLGTLACTVGDEQ from the coding sequence ATGGGCAATGTAACCCGCCCGCGAGTGGCAAGTTTTACGTACCAGGGCCGCCACAGCTATGGCCTGATCACTGACCAGGGTGTTGTGGATCTGGGGCAGCAGTTTGCCGATCGCTGGCCTACGTTGGACGATGTGGTGGCCGATGACTGTCTCGACCAGCTGGTCGAAGCCGGTAGTAACGCCACACCTGATATCGCTCTGGCGGATATTGAATATCAGCTACCCATTGCGCGTCCGGGAAAGATCATCTGCGTGGGTGTGAACTACCCTAACCGTAATGCCGAGTACAAGGACGGTCAGGCTCAGCCGGATTATCCGTCGCTGTTCATACGTTTTCCGGAAAGTTTTGTTGGTCACGAAAAGTTGATCATGAGGCCTCCGGAATCCGAACAGCTGGACTATGAAGGCGAAGTGGTGCTGATCATCGGCAAAGAAGGCCGTCGCATTCCGCGAGAAGATGCGCTCGATCATGTATCGGCATTGACGCTGGCTAACGAAGGCACTATCCGTGATTGGGTACGTCACGCCAAGTTCAATGTTACCCAGGGCAAGAACTTTGATCACACGGGTGCCATGGGGCCTTGGCTGGTGCCATTCGAGGATGAGAGTCAAATTGCCGATATTCGGTTGACCACGCGCGTCAATGGGGAAATCCGACAGGATGATAGAACCATCCATATGATGTTCGATTTTCGGTACCTGATTAATTACATCTCGACGTTTACCACACTCAAGCCTGGCGATGTCATCGTTGCCGGTACGCCCACTGGCGCCGGTGCACGCTTTGATCCACCCGTATGGCTCAAGCCCGGTGACCGTGTGGAGGTTGAGGCCGACGGCTTGGGTACGCTGGCGTGCACGGTGGGGGACGAGCAATGA
- the hpaE gene encoding 5-carboxymethyl-2-hydroxymuconate semialdehyde dehydrogenase has translation MSTLEQNLAKANAYLERFKNDGVSNYIDGRPVPAASGKTFESVSPIDMAPLADVAHGDAEDIDRAAKAAKDAFAEWRDMDGKKRKQILHNVADAIEAHAEQIAFTECMDTGQSLRFMEKAALRGAGNFRFFADRAPQARDGQALQAPNQLNVTSRSPIGPVGLITPWNTPFMLSTWKIAPALAAGCTVVHKPAEFSPLTARLLVEIAEEAGLPKGVWNTVNGFGEGAGKALTEHPDIKAIGFVGESRTGQLIQKQGADTLKRFHFELGGKNAVVVFEDADLDRAADAAIFMIYSLNGERCTSSSRLLVAESVYEEFTAKVAERAANIKIGHPLDPDTVIGPLIHPSHEEKVLSYFDIAREEGATIATGGEKATDGELGKGCYVRPTLFTNANQSMRIASEEIFGPVLTAIPFKDEAEALALSNAVEYGLAGYVWTSDVTRALRFSDKMEAGMIWINSQNVRHLPAPFGGVKYSGVGRDGGDWSFDFYMETKNVAFATDAHSIPKLDS, from the coding sequence ATGTCCACACTTGAACAGAATCTTGCCAAGGCAAATGCTTACCTGGAACGCTTCAAGAATGATGGGGTGTCCAACTACATTGATGGCAGACCCGTTCCCGCGGCCAGTGGCAAGACATTTGAAAGCGTCTCGCCCATCGATATGGCGCCGCTGGCCGATGTGGCCCATGGCGATGCTGAGGATATTGATCGAGCTGCGAAGGCCGCCAAGGATGCGTTTGCCGAGTGGCGCGACATGGATGGCAAGAAGCGCAAGCAGATCTTACACAACGTGGCCGATGCTATTGAAGCGCATGCAGAACAGATTGCGTTCACGGAATGTATGGATACTGGTCAGTCGCTGCGTTTCATGGAAAAAGCAGCCCTGCGGGGCGCCGGAAACTTTCGCTTCTTCGCCGATCGGGCCCCCCAGGCACGAGACGGTCAAGCCCTGCAGGCGCCCAATCAGCTCAACGTGACCTCGCGTTCACCAATCGGGCCGGTGGGGTTGATCACGCCCTGGAATACGCCCTTTATGCTGTCTACCTGGAAAATCGCACCGGCATTGGCAGCCGGCTGTACGGTCGTGCACAAGCCTGCTGAATTTTCGCCGTTGACCGCGCGTCTGCTGGTGGAGATTGCTGAAGAGGCCGGTTTGCCTAAAGGGGTTTGGAATACCGTTAATGGCTTCGGTGAAGGCGCCGGCAAGGCACTGACCGAGCATCCGGATATCAAAGCGATTGGTTTCGTTGGCGAAAGCCGTACTGGCCAGCTCATTCAGAAGCAGGGAGCAGATACGCTAAAGCGCTTTCACTTCGAGCTGGGCGGCAAGAATGCTGTGGTGGTGTTTGAGGATGCGGACCTGGACCGTGCCGCAGACGCTGCTATTTTCATGATTTACTCGCTCAACGGCGAGCGCTGTACCTCGTCCAGTCGTCTACTGGTGGCCGAGTCAGTCTATGAGGAGTTTACTGCTAAAGTTGCCGAGCGCGCGGCCAATATCAAAATCGGTCATCCGTTAGATCCGGATACAGTGATCGGTCCGCTGATTCACCCCTCGCACGAAGAAAAGGTATTGTCCTATTTCGACATAGCCCGCGAAGAAGGCGCGACCATTGCCACGGGAGGTGAAAAAGCCACCGACGGTGAACTTGGCAAAGGCTGCTATGTGCGGCCAACGCTGTTTACTAACGCTAATCAGTCAATGCGCATTGCCAGCGAAGAGATATTCGGACCGGTACTGACAGCTATTCCATTCAAGGATGAGGCCGAGGCGCTGGCTCTTTCCAATGCCGTCGAATATGGTTTGGCCGGGTATGTCTGGACCTCGGATGTTACGCGTGCACTGCGATTCTCCGACAAGATGGAAGCTGGGATGATCTGGATAAACTCCCAGAACGTACGTCATTTGCCAGCACCGTTCGGCGGCGTGAAGTACTCCGGCGTGGGGCGTGATGGGGGTGATTGGTCGTTCGATTTCTATATGGAAACCAAAAACGTTGCCTTTGCCACGGATGCTCACAGCATTCCTAAACTGGATAGCTGA